A single window of Dehalococcoidia bacterium DNA harbors:
- a CDS encoding LacI family DNA-binding transcriptional regulator: MQEGRPLDNRTNRRSGRVTIQDVARAAGVAVSTVSRVLNGSDYTSEATREKVLAAAQRLNFKANPSARGLRSSRTHTIGVLLSDLANPIYTDFLRGAEHAAEARGYELLIADGQNSREVQARMLQNLYERRIDALILRGPIMATDSLGGFIDEGVPIYPPLGEDWAQRNLEDPRDETAANRAAFGHLVSLGHRRICFVSRGRNPQMSERFGALQSALREAGADPSTAVLSIVRDGDQCSGLVERLCHGPEAPTAYIAGVHLMAPYLLAAIRDCGLRIPGDVSFICFGDSPWAFAYNPPISVVRFDYYEAGATAVNAVLDTLCGMPAAALRRLPAEFIDRGSCGPAPR; this comes from the coding sequence ATGCAAGAAGGACGCCCGCTGGACAACCGGACGAACAGACGCAGCGGCCGCGTCACGATCCAGGACGTGGCCCGGGCCGCCGGAGTCGCCGTCTCGACGGTCTCGCGCGTCCTCAATGGCTCCGACTACACCAGCGAGGCGACGCGCGAGAAGGTGCTGGCCGCGGCGCAGCGCCTGAACTTCAAGGCCAATCCCAGCGCCCGGGGCCTGCGGAGCTCGCGCACACATACCATCGGCGTCCTCCTCAGCGACCTGGCGAACCCGATCTACACCGACTTCCTGCGCGGCGCCGAGCACGCCGCCGAGGCCCGGGGCTACGAACTGCTCATCGCCGACGGCCAGAACTCGCGCGAGGTGCAGGCCCGCATGCTCCAGAATCTCTACGAGCGCCGCATCGACGCGCTCATCCTCCGCGGGCCAATAATGGCGACAGACTCGCTGGGCGGCTTCATCGACGAAGGCGTCCCGATCTACCCGCCGCTGGGCGAGGACTGGGCCCAGCGCAACCTCGAAGACCCGCGCGACGAGACCGCGGCGAACAGGGCTGCCTTCGGGCACCTCGTGAGTCTGGGCCACCGGCGCATCTGCTTCGTCTCGCGCGGGCGAAACCCCCAGATGTCCGAACGGTTCGGCGCGCTCCAGTCCGCGCTGCGTGAGGCCGGCGCGGACCCGTCCACGGCTGTCCTGAGTATCGTCCGGGACGGTGACCAGTGCAGCGGCCTCGTCGAGCGCCTCTGTCACGGCCCGGAGGCGCCAACGGCATACATCGCCGGCGTGCACTTGATGGCGCCCTATCTTCTCGCGGCCATCCGCGACTGCGGCCTGCGCATACCAGGGGACGTGTCGTTCATCTGCTTCGGCGACTCGCCCTGGGCTTTCGCCTACAACCCTCCCATATCCGTCGTCCGCTTCGATTACTACGAGGCCGGGGCCACGGCCGTAAACGCAGTGCTCGACACGCTGTGCGGCATGCCGGCGGCCGCCTTGCGCCGCCTGCCGGCGGAATTCATCGACCGCGGGTCGTGCGGGCCGGCGCCGCGTTAA